The DNA sequence CAAGccattaaaacaaatgtctgCATGTGCTTTGTATCTCTGCTTGTGCAGTTGCATCATTTATTTACTAGCTATAATtaaatttaaatgaattttattttcataaaaataaaactgagtaATTACCTCATAGCTGCTTATAAtaattattgtttgatatttCATGCCACTTAGCTGATATGGTCAATATGTAAGACCAAATCATAAATTGCTGTATTTCCACTAACAACCAAGTCAAAATTTGGGTAGGTCAGtaggaaataaatatttttatctcaaacattattttgagttcacattAAAACACTCTCCTAATATTCACAGGTATAATCAAACAAGAGAAGctccagggtttgacatttacttttttgagcacgaGACCAGTTGGgctatttcaaatgatttttactagacctgactttacatccactagccctgaccaactttccagaaaaaaaacccggatagtttctccatatctaaatacttcattcaaatgacaaacgttatgtttgaactaaaacgtatatttaattgtctcaaaataatctttagtctcgtcattcaatttgatgcttttattttcaaacacattttctggttttttttctcttgggacatctttcctcGAGGATGAAAAGtcataattgaattgaatataaagACATTCCTGCACATAAGTCAAAACtgaaaaatggctgtttactacgtaatttattaatttgataaacactttcttataattaattcaaataaactgtttttattttaaaaatgtattcaattTACATCTATTTAtccaaaacataactttacacacttcaacatcgagtagatgtcgtaaaacatcacttccgaccgcAACTTATTCGtttgaactaaaaatagagattatgtcatcatgcgGTATAAAATTGCAcgcaaactctttacatttatttatttagttaagaataaaatatcttatggtttaaagaaaagtttcttgtttatttttcaacacgaccagtcagacttgtaaatcaacattttactcgaatggacctatcatttagtagacttgGTCGGTCAGACATGCCTTAGTGTCAACCCCTGAGCTCATATAACACTATTAACATGATTAATGCAACTTTTAACTATATGCCTTGATATCAATTACCAATGATTAACTACAAGCATTAACATCAAAACAATGTTTATTTCACAAAGTCttgaacattatttttgaaatatgtctAAGGTAGGGGGTATAGTGTTGGAAATTGGGTTTGCAAAAAGACTGCAATTTCTATTAGCCAAATACTAGTGTTGAAGAGCTGAAAATTATGGTGATGTTTATATGCAAAAATATGCTGTcgtaaatcacaaaaaattcacaTAAAATAACCGAGAGCTTGTATCGCTCTTTCAATGGTGAAATCTTCTACATCATAATAGCAAGTGTTTTCACgaccattaaataaaattttggtttaaTGAGCTAATGCAACTTTTAACTGTATGGCTGGTTATCATTTAACGATGATTAACTACAAGTGTCAACACCGAAACATTTGTTTATTCCATAATCTCTTGAACAATGTCTATGGTAGGGGTGGTCGGGTTAGcgaaaaaatgcaatttttatttttagccaAATAGAAATGTTGAAGGACTGAAAATTGTCATGATTATGCTGAAGTCTGTATGCAAGAATCATATGCTTTTGTAAATCATTCTTATCATATACTGATGCACTGGAATATGCACAAAGTGTTAATTTCTGGGAATATGCAATATCTCTTAAAATATATCCAAGAGCCTACGATAGTGTCGAGTTTACATCACAATGCAAGATGTTAAGTACTACTGCATCATGTGTGAAATTGCATGTACAGCTAATGTTCGTGTAGTAATGATCCACATTAGAAGGGAATGGGGTAACTGTCTCTAATTCAACTTTCTCTATTCATTTCATGATGCATGACtgaattgaaaattgatataaaatccCGTTCTAAAATAATCCacaatttacaagtaaaacaaCAGGCTCAACCTACTTCGTCAAGGTTTGAGCCACTTTCACTATCGTCACTGTCTGAATCAATCAGAGCAGTCGTCTTCTTTCGTTTCGACATAGTTTGTAAgtgaattcaatttcaaaacatggATTCTTTTTCGCAgctcaatctttgtttacccACAATGCACCGTAAAAGTTGGAACTTTGTGACATCTCTTGTATGTTTGAAAGAAACGAGTTGATTTCTAATGAGTCATACAAGCGTCTCAATAATTTGGAAGTAAATACGGAAGTGAAGAAATCGCAACTCATTTCACAGAAAGAAGACGAAAACATTCTGTTATTGTATACCAAAACGAAACAGAAAAAATGTTACACAAGCATGGCAGCTGTTTTAAAGAGAAATTCACGAACAAAATCGTCTAAAAGATACTGTAAGGAAAAATTCTGttgtaaaactgaaaatacaaaGGCCTTTATTCATTGTGAGGATTGTGATACAGACCAATGCACTGAATGTGACGAAGCAATTCATAAAATCagcataaagtttgaatttcaCGACAGAAGAAAGTTAGATCCGCCACCTTTTGAAGATTTGTGTCAGATAGGGAAAACTCAGAACTGGCTGCTTGTCTGTGAAGAAGAAAATTTTGCAGATTTGAGATGTGAAGTTTGTGCCTTGAACTTTTGCTTGAGTTGCTTTGATGATTATCACAAAGGCAACAAGAAAACACAcagaaaaatattctttaaagaGTTCAGACAAAGACAATTACAAGATCAACTGAATAATCATATTAAACCATCCAGTCCATTGGAAAGGGAAGATGACAGTTTAACATTTATGTCATGTCCACAGTTACAGGACCAGTTCCCTGATTTTAGTCCACATCAGACAGAAGTTTctgattcaaaaatatatagCAATAATCAGAGCGAAAGCATGAACTCTTTTAGTAGTGCTAAATCTGATCATAGTCAACCAAGCAGCATTCCAGATATTTGTTTATCAGCAGGAAACGAAATGTCTAGTATTGAAGCCCAACTAGCTGAGAGCATAATAGATCTCAATGATCCATATGACAACATAAAGAGCTTTATGTTGATAAATGACCAAGAAATCATACAGGTATCCATATCAACTCAATGTAACCTTTGAATTAACTGTTTGATTTTTATTAagattaaggaggtactctacattgtcataatggctgacttccttttaaaacatggatgaaaatataaatatcagcaatatttgtctattctttaaaaaaattatcacctAGCTTTATAAAGTAAAGTAGCTCtgtaggttagcatgtcgactGATCAACACGATCACGGGTCTCAGATTGttttttactaaaactgcattttttgactaaataaagtaaatttgaaagttttcaatttcaaaatattgtacatatcctccatttttcatccatatcaaatttctctggtgtagcattcttCCTGAAGAATCAGTTTCAGTGGAGAGATGTTAGAGTATCATAttcaaaactacatgtatgtattctaAATTTCTATCAATGATCATATATGTTAGATTGTATGTGCACAATAGCCattgtaaatgtgtaatatttagaatttccttCATCTGTACATGCACTTTTTCATTTCATACAACAAACAGAAACTATCTAATTGAAAATCAATGATGCACATTAATCTGAATGTCATTATATGTTGTAAAATGGGCTTAAACTTctatatatgatttatgagatcTTTATTTGTATAGTGACTGTGTAAGGATTGAGTTAAGACCCTTTCAATTTCAAACCAGGATGCAAAATTAATGGACAGTTTCCTTTTTGATTTCTCTGTTTTGTTTTAGTAtcaagcatttgaaaaaaaataattggaacaattaatatcataattgaactaagttttgaatttattattccatattattttgaattattattacatgcatGATGTACCTTCAGTCTGCATTATTTGAGTTCGTGCacataaatatcaatttcataaaaattaaaaaatgtcatttaattatagaaatacacatgtacattcatATGTTTTGAAATGTATTCAGATTGGTGATGAAGAAGAATTTGCTCAGCGGCTTGGATGTGATGGCAATGAACTTGTGAAAGTTGTTTCAATATTTGGCAATACAGGAGATGGTAAATCGTTTACTTTAAACCACACTTTCTTTGGTGGTAAAGAAATTTTTAAGACCTCCGCACATCAGTCTTCATGCACCATTGGAGTATGGGCTGCATTTGACCCCAAAGAAAAGGTCATTGTCATTGACACAGAAGGTTTATTAGGAATAACATCCAATCAGAATCAGAGAATGCGCTTACTGCTGAAGATTCTTGGAATATCCGATATAATGATTTATCGCACTAGAGCAGAGCGATTACATAACGACATGTATCAGTTTCTTTGCGAGTCTTCATCAGCCTACACAAAGCATTTTTCAGAGGAGTTGGAGGCCACTGCCAAAAGATGTAACAAATGTGTGGGAGATTTGACACCAGCTGTCATCGTTTTCCAGGAAACCGTTAACACCAGTGTTCTCACTAACTCAGGTAAAACTCATTTGTGTTATATGCATTGCAAATGGATTTGTACCACCTCTTTCTGTTCATCCTCCATATTCTTTGCATTGggattgattgtgtatttgCATATTTGCGGAGAAAAGTGTTGTGCATATACTTTGCATCTactttaatacatgtaaaatgccaGTTCTGTTTTGATTTCATTAGGGATCATGATAGTGTAATTCCCATtcaagtaatttttatttatcgTAAGGAGATGCAAAAGACTATACTACATCTAATTAGTTTTAATGCATTGCCAAAATTTTTCTATTTTCCTAATTCTCaattttcatacaaaaattCCCTATCTTTTATTCTTaatcatgtacatacaatgtacatgtactagataaGAAATACAAGAAACATGTCTGATCTTACACACGACACTATCATTATCTGCTATCCCAGTAACTGTTATGTGaggcagttgggttattttatttatcatgttgttaatttaaatcttgtctgtaatcagtatttcatatataattatatagatatgtgcagtgcagaagtgtgaactctgtcagtattaccggtagtacttctaaatgattgttatttattttcattataattaattgcctgttaacatgtacatgccccccgagggcccttgattggtgaataaactatatatatatatatatatatatccaaattgtgtttttaaaaaatcacagtgtccagtataaaatattaaaaactaTTTGAAAaggtaacgcctgaggattataaaatgaaagcgcttgtgttaaaattttaactttgtgtactgtttattctatttcttttaatatgtatatatatatatatatatttatatatccgGTTTAAGTAGCTGTAGGCTATCTTCCCAGAAATGTGAAAAAGTCCTTGATAGACATAAACAATTTCAGCACTAGCAAAGcaagtgatatacatgtagtcttcAAATGCGAAAAAGTCCTTAATACAAAAGCAAACAATTTCAACACCAGAAAAGCAGCATTGATAGTCTTCACTTGCTTGCTATTCCTAAATTTTATTAGTCATTTACCCTTAAATCAAAGGGAAGGATTCCTTTCCATTTGCCTGTCCTACTTCCTTCTCTACACTTGTTTTAGTTTGAAATATTGACATTAGGCTTTTTAACAATTAAAGTTTTGCACAGATGACCCAATTTAACTTTaagttttttatttctttctcaTTGTGTAATGTACAACTACAATTTGATTAAAACTTGTACAGActgatattatatgtatatatatatttaatataatataggtttgtactttagtcagattggtaCAACTACAGATCAAGGTTAACTTTGATTAGGGATATAATAGTGCTTCGTTCTAAATTGATTTCCTACACTTCTTTCATCCTGCTGAGATATTGATAGAAAACTGATTTCCAAATATATGTAGATCAATAAGTGCAAGTTTGAGTCTTAGTCATCAAaagatgatgtacatgtacctagcTTAGATTGCTTGTTAGCACCATTAAATTTACTTTCAAgctatttaaaagaaaacatttgtgacatgatgtatttatttaaaattggAAAGTACATGCATTATTACATGTCCAGTGCATTATATACCATGTTTAGCGTGAACTTTGCTCTTCAATTTttagctcaaatgagcttttctgatcacctgttgtctgtcgttTGTTCATCCGtcttgtctgtaaactttttacattttcgacttcttcttcagaaccacagggcgaatttcaaccaaacttggccaaaagcttccttgggtgaagggctttcaagtttgttcaaatgaagggccatgtccctttcaaaggggaggtaatcacaaaaatgcaaaaatagggtgggggtcatttaaaaatcttcttctgaaagaaccactgggccagaaaagctgaaatttacatgaaagcttcctgacatagtgcagattcaagtttgttaaaatcttggcccccgggggttggggccacaataggggatcaaagttttacatacaaatatatagggaaaacctttaaaaatcttcttctcaaaaactactttgccaggaaagtggaaattaacatgaaagattcctaatatagtgcagattcaagtttgtaaaaatcatggcccccgggggcaggatggggccacaaggggggatcaaagttttacgtacaaatatatagggaaaatctttaaaaaatcttctcaaaaactactgggccaagaaagtggaaatttacatgaaagcttcctaacatacaaaaatagggtggggtcatttaaaaatcttctcaagaaccactgggtcagaaaaactaaaatttacatgaaagcttcctgacatagtgcagattcaagtttattaaaatcatggccaccagaggtaagatgaggcgacaacaggggatcaaagttttacatacaaatattaaatagggaaaatcattaaaaatcttctgatgaaaaatcactgggccacaAAAGtctacattcacatgaaagcttcctgacatatagtccaaattcaattttgaaaaaatcatggcaccTGGGAGTATGTTGTGGCCacaatggggatcaaagttttacatgcgaatatatagggaaaatctttaaatcagggttgggcggttaaaactGTCTTCGGTTTTAATcagtggttttaaccgtcccggtcaatactccccaagtggtcaaaactggtcaattgtgatttaaactgtccattttcctatttttgtacatttcttgcaaagataaagataaatcaagtcttttcattatacatgtatggatcaattgttgattaatatttttctttagataatcaaatgtaatttcataagtttaatatatttggtttgctgaaactgaccgaaatatcttcagtacctaccagagggtcacagttctatagcacAGCTTGAAGACAAacctcttaatacatgtacctggacagattaagaataaaaggtagctggacattactaGAGCACATGCAggagagttgacaggtgttaataagcatagaCTGGggccagagatgaccagtgtgcaatgttattgttatgaaaacatcaccaacccaccccctcaaatgtttatttaacagctaaaatgaagatttgaaacaataggtagttattgttaaactaaggaatttgaacagatcGAAACTTTTtcatcttccccaattcaacatagtcatttgtacattatttaatattatgacttataaatattatattataaactgatagtgcatgttatgaattacagtatttaccataatggttacttaaacatttaaaataaataacacagactatataATGACCAAATCATTTTTaatcaaccagtattgaccggtttAAACCAGTATTGACCTGTATTGACCACtggcccggtcaatactcatattgactaCCGTTTTGTCAACCCtgctttaaatatgagccaaggtgacccaggtgagcgatgtggcccatgggccgcttgtgttttttttttttttttcaaatttcaaccACAGTTTCctgtgtttattttcattttaacactGTGTACTTCATAGGCACAGATTCTGCTGAGAAATATATTTGGAATACATTCCGTCAGCTAGAGTGTACCATGCACTTTAAGGATCTCACCTATGTTGGGGTGCGGACAGAGAGACCCCCAACAGACTTCTCAGATTTCCAGACTGCTTTGTTTCAGCACTTATCAGACAAGACCAATCGTGCAGCACGAAAACCAGCAATTGTCTTCAAAACCCTTAAGGttttctacatttattttaattttttatcattttagtGATTTATTATGAGTAGATGCAAGAATTTCCACATAAAATTGTTTTCCTTGCATTATAATTAATACCATAATTACtcaatatttgattttacaCAAACAAGTATTCACCATGTACATACATTTCAGGACTACTGGTATTTAAAACAGGTTTTCTGGGCCCCTGTAATACTAAACAAGAGAGACTAAATCGTACTTCATTtcataagatatcatttttaattctgacagttttgaataatttgtctccattaaatattttttagtCCTTTGGGGTACAATACATGACACCTCTTcacacttcacctacagctggtgacatattgatgaataaaaaattcttgaagatatataaaacaaacaatctaaCATACAGGCATTAATAAATTCACTACATAGACTTCATTTCAATTATCTTAAACAAAAATGGGATCTGATAAAGTGCCATGCAGCATTAAAGACATGTTATATGACATTTTAAagataaatgataatgaagaatggtttattgatttttgaaattttactttgatttaattcattatttagttgatttcggtcttttgattttttccaatgattaattatgaaaattttctgaattCCCATCACTATTACAAAATGAATacacattcatatatatatttaagaaacaAATTTCAGTTTGGAAAGCACATGAGGGttatataaattgtgatatgCTTCGTGTAGGGATACTTCATTGGAAgtggttagggttagggttagcgATTAGAAGTACTGGTTAACGATTCATGAAAAGTAGGCCAGTGTGAAGGATTGCAATTCATAACCTGagcctcatgtattttcaaaattcatttttatgttccccaaaaAATTTAAGGAGAGCATATAGTTGCTGTCATATCTGTCCATCCATCCgagctcatatctcctaaacttttcattagaaattgatataattgattcACTAATGTTTCCTCAGACTAGAAATTGTGGACCAAGGTCTCATAAGGTCATTGtggaaatgtcaaggtcactcagaacattaaaaaagttctttatttcaatagttttttatatgaaaaagttCCCATCTCCAAAATCTTTTTCAGAAATTGATCacaattgatcacaaatattccttggaACAGGAGACTTTTTGATCAAGATCATTTTGGAAGGGTCAAGATCACTCCGAACATGTACTTGACATAAGAAaagtttcttatttcaacagtttttgaaccagtattgaaaatatatcacATGTGTAAATAAGTAATTGCCAAATGTTTTtcaggtcactcaaggtcattttgtaaaggtcaaggtcactcaacatTTACCTATATCTAACTTAATTTCAACAGTATTTCAGCAGTTATTGATCATTTTGCAAGTCAttcgtcatatgaagtagttcattggttagatgcagtttggggagcatccatcagttttactgatattcttgtttataTCGCCATTTTACTCTCATTTCTGTAGTAATTCCCAGCCATTGAAATAGACAAActacatttatcaaaattcatatgcacattgttcacaactgcagtgcATTTATGAAAAAATGGCTGTCACTACAATCTATAAGATATCAAAGgaaaaaaacattggaaatgtaaatatttcacaaTGCCATTGTTAGTTGTTAAAATTCTCAACTATgcataatgatatcaaaattttttGGATACAGAATTTGAATGACAAGTTTAATGGAGAAGTGGAGAAACCATTATATGGGACCTTCCCCGATCAGCTGTTTTCGTGTGCCATGAAATGTCTGTCTTGTGGGTTAGTAATACTGTCATATCATCATACAATGTGGTTCTAAacattgattaaaataaaatcagatTGGATTGTAAAAATTGTTTCTTCTTTAAGTGGAGAGATAACAATAATCGAGAATTGATGGAAGCAGATTTTTCTGATGGGGAGTTAATTTAGAACAAAAGTTTGATTAGGAAATACCCTACTACAAGTAGATTCCAACCAATTCTTTGTACACATTTTAGGGAGGGTTGTACAAGAAGTATGAATCATGATACGGACAGTGAACCCCATGAAACTGAGAGGAGGTGTAAATATCAGCATCAGTTTGAGAATAAGATTTATTTGTGTAAGGTAAGGACTGTAAACTATATAAATATCAGTGTGTGGGAATAAGGTTTATTTGTGAAACTGAGAGGAGGTGTAAATATCAGCATCAGTTTGAGAATAAGATTTATTTGTGTAAGGTAAGGACTGTAAGCTATATAAATATCAGTGTGTGAGAATAAGGTTTATTTGTGTAAGGTAAGGACTGTAAACTATTTAAATATCAGTGTGAGAATAAGATTTATTTGTGTAAGGTAAGGACTGTAAACTATTTAAATATCAGTGTGTGGGAATAAGGTTTATTTGTGTAAGGTAAGGACTGTAAACTATATAAATATCAGTGTGGGAATAAGGTTTATTTGCGTAAGATAAGGACTGTAAACTATTTAAATATCAGTGTGGGAATAAGGTTTATTTGTGTAAGGTAAGGACTGTAAACTATATAAATATCAGTGTGTGGGAATAAGGTTTATTTGTGTAAGGTAAGGACTGTAAACTATATAAATATCAGTGTGTGTGAATAAGGTTTATTTGTATAAGGTAAGGACTGTAAACTATATAAATATCAGTGTGGGAATAAGGTTTATTTGTGTAAGATAAGGACTGTAAACTATTTAAATATCAGTGTGGGAATAAGGTTTATTTGTGTAAGGTAAGGACTGTAAACTATATAAATATCAGTGTGGGAATAAGGTTTATTTGTGTAAGATAAGGACTGTAAACTATATAAATATCAGTGTGTGAATAAGGTTTACTTGTGTAAGGTAAGGACTGTAAACTATATAAATATCAGTGTGGGAATAAGGTTTATTTGTGTAAGGTAAGGACTGTAAACTATATAAATATCAGTGTGTGAATAAGGTTTACTTGTGTAAGGTAAGGACTGTAAACTATATAAATATCAGTGTGTGGGAATAAGGTGTATTTGTGTAAGGTAAGGACTGTAAACTATATAAATATCAGTGTGAGAATAAGATTTATTTGTGTAAGGTAAGGACTGTAAACTATATAAATATCAGTGTGGGAATAAGGTTTACTTGTGTAAGGTAAGGACTGTAAACTATATAAATATCAGTGTGTGTGAATAAGGTTTATTTGTGT is a window from the Ostrea edulis chromosome 5, xbOstEdul1.1, whole genome shotgun sequence genome containing:
- the LOC125652645 gene encoding zinc finger FYVE domain-containing protein 1-like, translated to MAAVLKRNSRTKSSKRYCKEKFCCKTENTKAFIHCEDCDTDQCTECDEAIHKISIKFEFHDRRKLDPPPFEDLCQIGKTQNWLLVCEEENFADLRCEVCALNFCLSCFDDYHKGNKKTHRKIFFKEFRQRQLQDQLNNHIKPSSPLEREDDSLTFMSCPQLQDQFPDFSPHQTEVSDSKIYSNNQSESMNSFSSAKSDHSQPSSIPDICLSAGNEMSSIEAQLAESIIDLNDPYDNIKSFMLINDQEIIQIGDEEEFAQRLGCDGNELVKVVSIFGNTGDGKSFTLNHTFFGGKEIFKTSAHQSSCTIGVWAAFDPKEKVIVIDTEGLLGITSNQNQRMRLLLKILGISDIMIYRTRAERLHNDMYQFLCESSSAYTKHFSEELEATAKRCNKCVGDLTPAVIVFQETVNTSVLTNSGTDSAEKYIWNTFRQLECTMHFKDLTYVGVRTERPPTDFSDFQTALFQHLSDKTNRAARKPAIVFKTLKNLNDKFNGEVEKPLYGTFPDQLFSCAMKCLSCGEGCTRSMNHDTDSEPHETERRCKYQHQFENKIYLCKSCYLSGKECVVIPKTSESRDSAWTGLIKYVWAGEVLECPSCGVIFRSRQNWYGNKDIEEIVHTEIRHVWPDGYKMLQGTHNAARKVIDGFHYIADSITSVGSKPTKMISDWMNDRIAPEYWVPNSQISHCHHCSKELENEQKHHCRACGKGFCDDCSSQRRRVPERGWGEMSVRVCDKCYGGKKMSDSNDSTGSNSQVTARKVGEVVTSAISVAASTLNYPIGMIKDTARPAYWTPDELIKACQVCEEPFGPKLWIHHCRACGQGVCENCSPNKRPVPLRGWDYPVRICRKCENKRDHL